The Amyelois transitella isolate CPQ chromosome Z, ilAmyTran1.1, whole genome shotgun sequence genome contains a region encoding:
- the LOC106133967 gene encoding medium-chain specific acyl-CoA dehydrogenase, mitochondrial isoform X1 — translation MNPITQIVRASRPIYKKFSTSASLSSAKPIPPTGYCFELNDEQKALQELARKFTKDEIIPNAAHYDKTGEYPWPIVKKAWSIGLMNSHIPEHCGGMGNMGVFEECLMGEEMSFGCTGITVAIGGTNLGQAPVILAGTKEQQKKYLGRLIEEPLVAAYCVTEPVAGSDVAGIKTRAEKKGDEWILNGQKMWITNGGVANWYFVLARTNPDPKCPASKAFTGFIVEREWPGVTPGRKEQNMGQRASDTRGITFEDVRIPKENVLIGEGAGFKIAMGTFDKTRPPVGAGATGLAARALHEATKYSLERKTFGVPIAQHQAVAFILADMAVGVETARLAWMRAAWMVDHGQKNTVLASVAKLHASEVANRAASDAVQIFGGNGFNQDYPVEKLMRDAKIYQIYEGTSQIQRLIISREILAAAKQSNA, via the exons ATGAATCCAATCACTCAG ATTGTCCGAGCCAGTAGACCTATCTACAAGAAGTTTTCTACATCAGCTTCTCTTTCTTCCGCGAAACCAATTCCACCTACAGGATATTGTTTTG agCTTAATGACGAGCAGAAGGCCTTGCAAGAACTGGCACGAAAATTCACCAAGGATGAGATCATTCCTAACGCGGCGCACTATGATAAGACCGGGGAGTACCCTTGGCCAATCGTCAAGAAGGCCTGGTCGATCGGGCTCATGAACAGCCACATCCCTGAACATTGCG GGGGTATGGGTAACATGGGGGTGTTCGAGGAATGTTTGATGGGGGAAGAGATGAGCTTTGGTTGTACGGGGATTACCGTCGCCATCGGCGGTACCAACCTAGGC CAAGCCCCAGTCATTCTAGCGGGGACAAAGGAGCAACAGAAAAAGTATCTTGGCAGGCTTATCGAAGAGCCTTTAGTGGct gCTTACTGTGTGACTGAACCCGTAGCGGGGTCCGATGTAGCCGGAATTAAGACCAGGGCTGAGAAGAAAGGTGATGAATGGATCCTCAATGGACAGAAGATGTGGATCACCAACGGTGGAGTTGCTAATTG GTACTTCGTGTTGGCGCGCACCAACCCAGACCCCAAGTGTCCAGCCAGCAAGGCCTTCACGGGCTTCATTGTGGAGAGGGAATGGCCCGGCGTTACCCCGGGGCGTAAG gaacaaaacaTGGGCCAGCGGGCTTCTGATACTCGCGGCATCACGTTCGAGGACGTGCGCATTCCCAAGGAGAATGTGTTGATCGGGGAAGGAGCCGGCTTCAAAATCGCCATGGGTACCTTTGACAAGACCCGCCCTCCG GTTGGCGCTGGTGCGACGGGCTTGGCTGCTCGTGCTCTCCACGAGGCCACGAAATATTCTCTTGAGCGCAAAACCTTCGGAGTCCCCATCGCACAGCATCAAGCAGTGGCTTTCATACTCGCTGATATGGCGGTAGGCGTGGAGACCGCGCGTTTGGCCTGGATGAGAGCCGCCTGGATGGTCGACCATG GTCAAAAGAACACAGTACTCGCATCAGTTGCTAAACTCCACGCGTCCGAAGTCGCCAACAGGGCAGCCAGCGACGCTGTCCAGATATTCGGTGGCAACGGTTTCAACCAGGACTACCCTGTGGAGAAACTGATGAGGGACGCCAAGATTTATCAGATCTACGAAGGAACATCCCAGATCCAAAGACTTATAATCTCGAGAGAAATCTTGGCCGCCGCTAAGCAGAGCAATGCTTAG
- the LOC106133967 gene encoding medium-chain specific acyl-CoA dehydrogenase, mitochondrial isoform X2, which translates to MNPITQIVRASRPIYKKFSTSASLSSAKPIPPTGYCFELNDEQKALQELARKFTKDEIIPNAAHYDKTGEYPWPIVKKAWSIGLMNSHIPEHCGGMNLGVFDQCLVAEEIAYGCTGVMTAMEASGLGQAPVILAGTKEQQKKYLGRLIEEPLVAAYCVTEPVAGSDVAGIKTRAEKKGDEWILNGQKMWITNGGVANWYFVLARTNPDPKCPASKAFTGFIVEREWPGVTPGRKEQNMGQRASDTRGITFEDVRIPKENVLIGEGAGFKIAMGTFDKTRPPVGAGATGLAARALHEATKYSLERKTFGVPIAQHQAVAFILADMAVGVETARLAWMRAAWMVDHGQKNTVLASVAKLHASEVANRAASDAVQIFGGNGFNQDYPVEKLMRDAKIYQIYEGTSQIQRLIISREILAAAKQSNA; encoded by the exons ATGAATCCAATCACTCAG ATTGTCCGAGCCAGTAGACCTATCTACAAGAAGTTTTCTACATCAGCTTCTCTTTCTTCCGCGAAACCAATTCCACCTACAGGATATTGTTTTG agCTTAATGACGAGCAGAAGGCCTTGCAAGAACTGGCACGAAAATTCACCAAGGATGAGATCATTCCTAACGCGGCGCACTATGATAAGACCGGGGAGTACCCTTGGCCAATCGTCAAGAAGGCCTGGTCGATCGGGCTCATGAACAGCCACATCCCTGAACATTGCG GTGGTATGAATTTAGGGGTGTTTGACCAATGCCTGGTGGCTGAGGAGATTGCTTACGGGTGCACAGGAGTAATGACGGCCATGGAAGCCAGTGGTCTTGGT CAAGCCCCAGTCATTCTAGCGGGGACAAAGGAGCAACAGAAAAAGTATCTTGGCAGGCTTATCGAAGAGCCTTTAGTGGct gCTTACTGTGTGACTGAACCCGTAGCGGGGTCCGATGTAGCCGGAATTAAGACCAGGGCTGAGAAGAAAGGTGATGAATGGATCCTCAATGGACAGAAGATGTGGATCACCAACGGTGGAGTTGCTAATTG GTACTTCGTGTTGGCGCGCACCAACCCAGACCCCAAGTGTCCAGCCAGCAAGGCCTTCACGGGCTTCATTGTGGAGAGGGAATGGCCCGGCGTTACCCCGGGGCGTAAG gaacaaaacaTGGGCCAGCGGGCTTCTGATACTCGCGGCATCACGTTCGAGGACGTGCGCATTCCCAAGGAGAATGTGTTGATCGGGGAAGGAGCCGGCTTCAAAATCGCCATGGGTACCTTTGACAAGACCCGCCCTCCG GTTGGCGCTGGTGCGACGGGCTTGGCTGCTCGTGCTCTCCACGAGGCCACGAAATATTCTCTTGAGCGCAAAACCTTCGGAGTCCCCATCGCACAGCATCAAGCAGTGGCTTTCATACTCGCTGATATGGCGGTAGGCGTGGAGACCGCGCGTTTGGCCTGGATGAGAGCCGCCTGGATGGTCGACCATG GTCAAAAGAACACAGTACTCGCATCAGTTGCTAAACTCCACGCGTCCGAAGTCGCCAACAGGGCAGCCAGCGACGCTGTCCAGATATTCGGTGGCAACGGTTTCAACCAGGACTACCCTGTGGAGAAACTGATGAGGGACGCCAAGATTTATCAGATCTACGAAGGAACATCCCAGATCCAAAGACTTATAATCTCGAGAGAAATCTTGGCCGCCGCTAAGCAGAGCAATGCTTAG